The nucleotide sequence CATTTGTATATGATGAATTTTCATTGGGGTATTCCAAAAACATAGCTCGTACCATGGGTAATCCCTGTGTTGCTTCATACGCTATTGAATAGTTATATGGCAAAAGCATTGTTTTAAACTTTAGGTATGCTCGATTAATAGATGTCGCTTCTTCGTCAAAACTAAAAGGAGTTTTAGGAACCCGACCCCAACCATCCATATTCAACTGAAGGGGTGTAAAGGACTTCCATTGGTAGTCTCGTACATTAACTTCCCTTAAATCTCCTCCATAAATACCATCCATATCAGAGCCTACAATCGGCATCCCAGATAGACCTGAACCAACATAAGTCGGTATATGAAATCGAATATATTCCCATTGCCCTCCAGTTTGGTCCCCACTCCAGATTCCTGAATGTCTTTGTGTCCCAGCCCAACCATCTACCATGATGATAAGTGGACGTCGTGTTGTATTCCTAACAAATATACGAGAGGCGTTCTCTACAGCGCTAAATGCAAACGAGTACCCGCTACCTATCCATGCAACATCACATTTGAGAGCAACTATGTTTGCTACACTGACTTCTTTAGCTAAATCTCTATCACCTTTTTTGGGATTGAGAAGATCAATAGGTTCCAAATTGGACTCAGTCCAAAGCGCAACCTCAACACTATTTATTGCTGCATAATCTGagaattttttcaaattatcaaTATCACCTTCTAAACTATCAGTTTGGCCATAACCAGACCCATAACCATCATTCGGTATAAACCAACCGAGAGGCATATCATGCCTCTTGTATCTGTCTACCATAGCTCGCGCTGAAAACTGATAGTTGTCTCTTTCACCATTAAGTGATTCCAAAATTCCTTGTTTACCATCCATGTCTTTAGGctgataacatttataatattttccatCTTCAAACAAAATAGCGCCACGGGTGGTAGATGTAACCTCCACCCAATAATCTCGATTAAAAGCATTTAGATGTGCCTCGTAAAAGGCATACTCGGGCATCATTAGTGGATTTCCTGTTAGCTCATAATAATCTCTTAAAATGTCTCTAGGTTTGGAGTTGATAAAGAAATATGCATCAAAATCAATTCCTTTGTGACTTGTTTGTATGATTTCATTGGAATATGCTCCGAAATCATACAAACCGGGTTGCCAAGTGTTTCTTAGGATACCGTAACCACGCGTAGACCAATAGAAAGGGCACGGAGACGTTACTCCTCCATCGAcccaattattagtattaacaATATCAATTACTTCTTCTTTATGAGTGAAACGACCGTTCTGCATACCTCCTCCAAAGAAATACTCACCAGGGCtttgtattattgtttgtGTACAACTATGATCCTCGTACGATAAAGAAttgaattcattaaaaacatcTTTACTTTTCCGAGAGTCGTGTATTGCCATTGTTCCCCTTATCttatcgaaaataatatttaaatcttcgGTTTCTACAATATAATGTGTTTTTGCATCCTGTAATGTCGAGTTTTTAAATGCGTCATACCCGTAGCTGTCCTCAttcttttcaataatatttgctTTGTCGTCTGGGTTATGAGGTTTTGGATAATCTAAGAACTCTCCGGTGGGCGACATATAAAACCGAAACACGTGATCATTAAGAATATGCAACCGGCCACATTCTCCAGATGAATactttaaagaataaaatttgttctgtttttctatattatcaATACCTTGTATTGTTTTAGGTAAGTCACCTCCACTCGTGCCCgccatat is from Pieris rapae chromosome 7, ilPieRapa1.1, whole genome shotgun sequence and encodes:
- the LOC110995089 gene encoding uncharacterized protein LOC110995089, producing the protein MAGTSGGDLPKTIQGIDNIEKQNKFYSLKYSSGECGRLHILNDHVFRFYMSPTGEFLDYPKPHNPDDKANIIEKNEDSYGYDAFKNSTLQDAKTHYIVETEDLNIIFDKIRGTMAIHDSRKSKDVFNEFNSLSYEDHSCTQTIIQSPGEYFFGGGMQNGRFTHKEEVIDIVNTNNWVDGGVTSPCPFYWSTRGYGILRNTWQPGLYDFGAYSNEIIQTSHKGIDFDAYFFINSKPRDILRDYYELTGNPLMMPEYAFYEAHLNAFNRDYWVEVTSTTRGAILFEDGKYYKCYQPKDMDGKQGILESLNGERDNYQFSARAMVDRYKRHDMPLGWFIPNDGYGSGYGQTDSLEGDIDNLKKFSDYAAINSVEVALWTESNLEPIDLLNPKKGDRDLAKEVSVANIVALKCDVAWIGSGYSFAFSAVENASRIFVRNTTRRPLIIMVDGWAGTQRHSGIWSGDQTGGQWEYIRFHIPTYVGSGLSGMPIVGSDMDGIYGGDLREVNVRDYQWKSFTPLQLNMDGWGRVPKTPFSFDEEATSINRAYLKFKTMLLPYNYSIAYEATQGLPMVRAMFLEYPNENSSYTNDSKYQFMWGSNILVAPIYNSKKLGDLSVRDGVYLPKDGEIWIDLFTGKRFQGGKIYNNILTPLWKIPVFIKDGSIIPMTNPNNNPSEVERENRIYTIYPNGKSSYVTYEDDGISTQYLEGQNASTEITVIGPKSNSVGDLLIKIGKTNGDYNGMIKKRTTILQIMSSNNVNNMKIALNGENLTIEKVHTEEMFNKGVNCFCFTENFFLNPFIKEFSNIGQKFLLIKIEMVDIVTTEINVKIRDYSCGDFKQIFGKIDEINSNLETPCLRVDNDDTTPTSITMEWDLVEHIDYYEVLRDDVIFTNITDTKFTFDSFRSDTEHAFKIRSVKINKASDWSELVKAKTREDPFKHIIPGVKVTCNLPCQPNQEVFNLVNTNSAKIWHTHWTDRGQAKSEPLRLKFDLNEVYDVAKVDYFPRGDAGNGTFLELQYKFSINNEDWSSLSEIIRFNHSSKTKTIDLNARFRYIEFIATKTVGDFGSGKHMLFYKK